One Aphelocoma coerulescens isolate FSJ_1873_10779 chromosome 4A, UR_Acoe_1.0, whole genome shotgun sequence DNA window includes the following coding sequences:
- the PSMD10 gene encoding 26S proteasome non-ATPase regulatory subunit 10 has translation MEGSVSDVAVCNLAFAGRLEELRALLLRDRAQATRADQDHRTALHWACSAGHTDVADLLLGLGVPVNDKDDAGWTPLHIAASAGRDEIVKALITKGAHVNAVNQNGCTPLHYAASKNKQEIAIMLLENGADPDATDHFESTPLHRAAAKGNLKMVQILVQHNATVDIRDSEGNTPLHLACDEERVEEAKLLVSHGASIHIENKEELTPLKVAKGGLGAILKRMVEG, from the exons ATGGAGGGCTCGGTGTCGGACGTGGCCGTGTGTAACCTGGCGTTCGCGGGGCGCCTCGAGGAGCTGCGGGCGCTGCTGCTCCGCGACAGGGCCCAGGCCACGCGGGCCGACCAG GATCACCGCACCGCGCTGCACTGGGCCTGCTCGGCGGGACACACGGACGTCGCGGACCTCCTGCTCGGGCTCGGCGTGCCCGTGAACGATAAGGACGAT GCTggttggactcccttgcacatTGCTGCTTCAGCAGGCCGTGATGAAATTGTGAAAGCCCTCATTACTAAGGGTGCTCATGTAAATGCTGTCAATCAGAATGGCTGCACGCCTCTGCATTATGCAGCCTCCAAAAATAAGCAAGAG ATTGCAATCATGCTTTTGGAGAACGGAGCAGATCCAGATGCAACAGATCATTTTGAATCCACCCCGTTACACAGAGCAGCGGCCAAAGGAAACCTAAAAATGGTACAGATCCTTGTGCAGCACAATGCAACCGTGGATATACGGGACTCTGAAGGGAATACTCCTCT TCATTTAGCCTGCGACGAAGAGAGAGTGGAGGAGGCAAAGCTGCTGGTGTCTCACGGTGCAAGTATTCACATTGAGAATAAAGAAGAGCTGACCCCACTGAAAGTggccaagggtggcctgggagCCATCCTTAAAAGAATGGTGGAAGGCTAG
- the ATG4A gene encoding cysteine protease ATG4A: MEAVLSRYENQITLLSDYLEEFPETDEPVWILGRQHHLNTEKSKLLLDISARLWFTYRRKFSPIGGTGPSSDAGWGCMLRCGQMMLAQALICRHLGRDWQWEKHKKQPEEYHRILRCFLDRKDCCYSIHQMAQMGVGEGKSIGEWFGPNTVAQVLKKLALFDEWNSLAVYVSMDNTVVIEDIKKMCWSPAQSSGVAHSSAHLHRSALGQNKNTAGLCPGWKPLLLIIPLRLGINHINPVYIDAFKECFKMPQSLGALGGKPNNAYYFIGFLGNELIYLDPHTTQSFVDSEENGTVDDESFHCQQAPHRMKIMNLDPSVALGFFCKEECDFDNWCSLVQKEILKQQSLRMFELVQKHPPHWPPFIPPTKPEVTTTGAELIESTDKLFELEEEFEILSV, translated from the exons ATGGAGGCCG TTTTATCTAGGTATGAAAACCAGATCACTCTTTTGTCAGACTACTTAGAAGAATTTCCAGAAACTGATGAGCCAGTGTGGATTTTAGGAAGGCAACACCACCTGAACACAG AGAAATCTAAGTTATTGTTGGATATAAGTGCTCGTCTCTGGTTTACATATAGAAGAAAGTTTTCACCTATTG GAGGCACCGGCCCCTCGTCTGACGCAGGCTGGGGATGCATGCTCAGGTGTGGGCAGATGATGCTGGCCCAGGCACTGATCTGCAGACATTTAGGAAGAG attGGCAAtgggaaaaacacaaaaaacaacCAGAAGAATATCATAGAATCTTACGGTGCTTTCTAGATAGAAAAGATTGCTGTTATTCTATCCACCAAATGG CACAGATGGGTGTTGGAGAGGGGAAATCCATTGGAGAATGGTTTGGACCAAATACAGTCGCTCAAGTACTGAA GAAGCTTGCTTTATTTGATGAATGGAATTCGTTAGCAGTTTATGTATCTATGGACAATACAGTGGTCATCGAAGACATCA AGAAGATGTGCTGGtcccctgcccagagcagcgGCGTTGCCCACAGCAGTGCACATTTGCACAGAAGTGCTCTTGGCCAAAACAAGAACACAGCAGGATTGTGCCCAGGCTGGAAGCCCCTCTTGCTCATTATCCCTCTCCGGCTAGGGATTAATCACATCAATCCAGTGTATATTGATGCCTTTAAA GAATGCTTTAAGATGCCACAGTCTTTGGGAGCATTAGGAGGGAAACCCAATAATGCCTATTATTTTATAGGATTTTTAG GCAATGAGCTGATCTACTTGGACCCTCACACCACTCAGAGTTTTGTAGATTCAGAAGAAAATGGCACAGTCGATGATGAGAGCTTCCACTGCCAGCAAGCCCCACACAGAATGAAGATCATGAATTTGGACCCTTCAGTAGCTTTA GGCTTCTTTTGCAAAGAAGAATGTGATTTTGATAACTGGTGTAGTCTTGTACAAAAG GAGATTCTAAAGCAACAGAGCCTGCGGATGTTTGAGCTGGTCCAGAAGCACCCACCACACTGGCCTCCTTTCATACCTCCAACCAAGCCAGAAGTGACAACCACAGGAGCAG aactcATTGAATCTACTGACAAGCTATTTGAATTGGAAGAAGAATTTGAAATCTTGAGTGTATGA